A single region of the Salvia splendens isolate huo1 chromosome 18, SspV2, whole genome shotgun sequence genome encodes:
- the LOC121776764 gene encoding uncharacterized protein LOC121776764, giving the protein MSQDPARKYARADPDTRYKLTCNFCDKVIASGIRRLKEHFVGGFKNVTKCTKCPPHVREEMINYMKKKEDAKILQVFTVAASQSRQEFEDLGYGEDEEDNIIGSSSTKQKRPRVNPDRAKAVQAQKLSKEKQQTLNDAYKKDLRELVCINWAKWFYDAGIPFNAAQFDSFKIAIESTGQFGPGMKPPSYHELRVPLLNKEVNAMKDILKNHREEWARFSLVFIKSADVFDIVKDANALVPMFEVIVDYTGEQHVIQIVTDNASNYKKVGLMLQVKKPNLFWTPCAAHCIDLMLEDVGKIPMVKEAIKKSISLTGFIYSKTGVLNMMRKYTSQRELLRPATTRFATSFITLRSIHNERQNLIKMFTSDEWRNSQWYKEIPSKNATTTVLNDNYWRHVV; this is encoded by the exons ATGTCTCAAGACCCAGCTAGGAAATATGCAAGGGCTGATCCGGATACCAGATATAAACTTACATGCAACTTTTGCGACAAAGTGATTGCATCGGGAATTCGAAGGCTCAAAGAACATTTCGTTGGCGGATTTAAAAACGTCACGAAATGTACTAAATGCCCACCACATGTGAGAGAGGAGATGATCAACTAtatgaagaaaaaagaggatGCTAAAATACTGCAAGTTTTTACAGTGGCAGCATCACAAAGCAGGCAAGAGTTTGAAGATTTGGGTTACGGGGAAGACGAAGAAGACAACATTATTGGCAGTAGCTCGACCAAACAGAAAAGGCCTCGGGTCAACCCTGATCGAGCAAAGGCCGTCCAAGCACAGAAGTTGAGCAAGGAAAAGCAACAGACATTAAATGATGCATACAAAAAAGATTTGCGTGAATTGGTTTGCATCAACTGGGCTAAATGGTTTTATGATGCGGGTATACCATTTAATGCTGCACAGTTTGATAGTTTCAAGATTGCGATCGAATCTACTGGGCAATTTGGTCCGGGCATGAAGCCTCCAAGCTATCATGAGTTAAGAGTTCCTTTGCTTAACAAAGAAGTCAATGCTATGAAGGATATTCTAAAAAACCATAGAGAAGAGTGGGCGAGATTCA GTTTGGTTTTTATCAAGTCTGCTGATGTGTTTGATATAGTGAAGGACGCAAATGCATTGGTGCCAATGTTTGAGGTGATTGTTGATTACACCGGAGAGCAACATGTGATTCAGATTGTGACAGATAATGCCTCAAATTATAAGAAAGTTGGGCTGATGCTGCAAGTTAAGAAGCCCAATTTGTTTTGGACTCCTTGTGCTGCTCACTGCATCGATTTGATGCTTGAGGATGTTGGTAAAATACCAATGGTCAAGGAAGCTATCAAAAAATCAATATCTTTGACTGGTTTTATTTACAGTAAAACCGGTGTGCTGAATATGATGAGAAAGTATACAAGCCAGAGGGAATTGCTTAGGCCGGCCACCACTAGATTTGCCACTTCCTTCATCACCCTGAGGTCCATCCATAACGAACGACAAAACCTCATAAAGATGTTTACTAGTGATGAATGGAGAAATAGCCAATGGTATAAAGAAATACCCAGCAAAAATGCAACAACTACTGTCCTCAATGACAATTACTGGAGGCATGTTGTCTAA